Proteins from a genomic interval of Streptomyces sp. NBC_01445:
- a CDS encoding BlaI/MecI/CopY family transcriptional regulator → MGAQEQASGTGGRRRANGALEAEILTLLHSAGRALTPGDVAELLTASPAHTTVATTLARLHSRGVLERTPLGRSYAYAPVSDESGLTARHMHQVMEAGADRASVLTHFVDELSDDDEDLLRRLLGSDG, encoded by the coding sequence TTGGGTGCTCAGGAACAGGCATCTGGGACCGGTGGCAGGCGCCGGGCCAACGGCGCGCTGGAGGCCGAGATCCTCACCTTGCTGCACTCGGCCGGACGCGCCCTGACGCCCGGAGACGTGGCTGAACTCCTGACGGCGTCCCCCGCGCACACCACCGTGGCCACCACGCTCGCCCGTCTGCACAGCCGTGGCGTACTCGAACGAACGCCGCTGGGCCGCAGCTACGCCTATGCACCCGTCTCCGACGAGTCGGGGCTGACGGCCAGGCACATGCACCAGGTGATGGAGGCAGGCGCCGACCGCGCCTCTGTTCTGACCCATTTCGTGGACGAGCTGTCCGACGACGACGAAGACCTGCTGCGCCGCCTGCTGGGCAGCGACGGGTAG